From Firmicutes bacterium CAG:345, the proteins below share one genomic window:
- a CDS encoding putative uncharacterized protein (product inferred by homology to UniProt): MENSTKKLSSSVQIYALGGLGEVGKNMYCIENDNSLIIIDAGILFPEEDYPGVDYVIPDYTHLKEQQAKIKALFITHGHEDHIGAIPFLLMQVNIPIIYAPKLAAALIRTKLEEHKLKNAVKIIEYSDDNIVHTGDFTVEFVHVTHSIPDSFGIFVTTPQGTILHTGDFKIDLTPVDRDFDLAKLARLGDRGVDLLLADSTNADKEGYTPSEKTVINSINDVFRHANGRLIISTFSSNLSRIQQIIDATLRFGRKICIFGRSMKSNIQNARDFGYIKIPNTSIIQPEALKTTRNNEIVILCTGSQGEPMAALSRIANGEHRYIHIQYGDTVVFSSSPIPGNNASINHVVNQLVKCGADVLVNSAFYNLHASGHPCKQELRIIQKLVRPKYFMPIHGEFHMLKQHADVAVEVGMPRENTFVLANGDCLRLYAHTIKETSPVHADAIYIDGNNINGVSNSVIQDRKTMANCGLVSIIIGVDLNLKKLTIPPIVDTYGFMPGGHKAVVLKRISDFISKDLPKKLSSSLKKENIQEYIKHVALRMYDEEKVRHPITIPTVLIIK, from the coding sequence ATGGAAAATTCAACAAAAAAATTATCTTCTTCTGTGCAAATTTATGCTCTCGGAGGACTAGGAGAGGTTGGAAAAAATATGTACTGCATAGAAAATGATAATTCTTTAATTATCATTGATGCAGGTATTTTATTTCCTGAAGAAGATTATCCAGGCGTTGATTATGTCATTCCTGATTATACACATTTAAAAGAACAACAAGCTAAAATTAAGGCTTTATTTATTACACATGGTCACGAAGATCATATTGGTGCTATTCCTTTTTTATTGATGCAGGTAAATATTCCTATCATTTATGCGCCTAAACTTGCTGCTGCATTGATAAGAACTAAATTAGAAGAACACAAACTTAAAAATGCTGTAAAAATTATCGAATATAGTGATGATAATATTGTTCATACTGGTGACTTCACTGTAGAGTTTGTTCACGTTACTCACTCTATTCCTGATTCTTTTGGAATATTTGTCACTACTCCTCAAGGTACTATTCTTCATACTGGTGATTTTAAAATAGATTTAACACCGGTTGATCGTGATTTCGATTTAGCTAAATTAGCTAGACTTGGCGATCGTGGTGTTGATTTACTTTTAGCCGATAGTACAAATGCCGACAAGGAAGGCTATACCCCTTCAGAAAAAACTGTTATAAATAGTATCAATGATGTTTTCCGTCATGCAAATGGACGTTTGATTATATCAACTTTCTCTTCTAACCTTTCTCGTATTCAACAAATTATCGATGCTACTTTACGTTTTGGTAGAAAAATTTGTATTTTTGGTCGTTCTATGAAATCTAATATTCAAAATGCTCGTGATTTTGGTTATATAAAAATTCCTAACACTTCAATTATTCAACCCGAAGCTTTAAAAACAACTAGAAACAATGAAATAGTAATTTTATGCACAGGAAGTCAAGGAGAACCGATGGCTGCTTTAAGCCGTATTGCAAATGGTGAACATCGCTATATTCATATTCAATATGGTGACACAGTTGTTTTCTCTTCTTCTCCAATTCCTGGAAATAACGCTTCTATCAACCACGTTGTCAATCAACTTGTTAAATGCGGTGCTGATGTTTTAGTTAATTCAGCTTTTTATAATCTTCACGCTTCTGGTCACCCTTGTAAGCAGGAGCTTCGCATTATTCAAAAATTGGTTAGACCTAAATATTTTATGCCTATTCATGGTGAATTCCACATGTTGAAACAACATGCTGATGTCGCTGTTGAAGTTGGCATGCCAAGAGAAAACACATTTGTTTTAGCAAATGGTGATTGTCTAAGACTTTATGCTCATACAATTAAAGAAACCAGCCCAGTTCATGCTGATGCTATTTATATTGATGGCAACAATATCAATGGTGTTTCTAATTCAGTCATTCAAGATAGAAAAACTATGGCTAATTGTGGATTAGTTTCTATTATTATCGGGGTGGATTTGAATCTTAAAAAATTAACTATTCCACCTATTGTCGATACTTATGGTTTTATGCCAGGTGGTCATAAAGCTGTTGTTTTAAAAAGAATTAGCGATTTCATAAGTAAAGATTTACCAAAAAAACTCAGTTCTTCTTTAAAGAAAGAGAATATTCAGGAATATATAAAACATGTAGCTCTTCGCATGTATGATGAAGAAAAAGTCCGTCATCCAATCACTATTCCAACAGTTTTAATCATAAAATGA
- a CDS encoding maf-like protein CLOSTMETH_00694 (product inferred by homology to UniProt) yields MIKFILASNSPRRKELLPLCYDKEFIVIPADIDESSIKDENIENLPVKISLAKLKEILKDHHEDVILSADTMVYYNGKKYGKPKSKDEAYIMLKELNDVTHEVITGYSFYKDGKIYTGKDISYVKINKMTDENIMNYISTGSPFDKAGGYGIQDKMLNVSIISGSYYNVMGLPVEKLKELFKKISL; encoded by the coding sequence ATGATAAAATTTATTCTCGCTTCAAATTCTCCAAGAAGAAAAGAACTTCTTCCTCTATGCTATGATAAAGAATTTATCGTAATTCCAGCTGATATTGACGAAAGCTCAATTAAAGATGAAAATATTGAAAATCTCCCGGTAAAAATTTCTCTGGCTAAATTAAAGGAAATTTTAAAAGATCATCATGAAGACGTTATTCTTTCCGCCGATACAATGGTCTACTATAACGGAAAAAAATATGGTAAACCTAAATCAAAAGATGAAGCTTATATAATGTTAAAAGAATTGAATGATGTAACTCACGAAGTCATAACAGGATATTCTTTCTATAAAGATGGAAAAATCTATACTGGAAAAGATATTTCCTATGTCAAAATAAATAAAATGACCGATGAAAATATAATGAACTATATATCAACAGGTTCTCCATTTGATAAAGCTGGAGGATACGGAATTCAAGATAAAATGCTAAACGTATCCATAATTTCCGGTTCTTATTATAATGTCATGGGACTGCCGGTTGAAAAATTAAAAGAATTATTTAAAAAAATTAGCCTATAA
- a CDS encoding unknown (no significant homology to UniProt): MNFFNPIGSGPLLPFVGGLLVGNIFFPGKTAQPYQPMPIQPNYQPLPYPPMQYYPYQPTNKEFNQSVYMDNAKVSIYPGVDPRFYRPVPQQFYVGYYQR; the protein is encoded by the coding sequence ATGAATTTTTTTAATCCTATTGGCTCAGGTCCGCTTTTACCATTTGTCGGTGGTTTACTTGTAGGAAATATATTTTTCCCAGGAAAAACAGCACAGCCTTATCAACCTATGCCTATACAGCCAAATTATCAACCATTACCATATCCACCAATGCAATATTATCCTTACCAACCAACAAATAAAGAATTTAATCAATCAGTATATATGGATAATGCTAAAGTAAGTATCTACCCAGGAGTAGATCCTAGATTTTATAGACCCGTCCCTCAACAATTTTATGTGGGGTATTATCAGCGCTAG
- a CDS encoding nitroreductase family protein (product inferred by homology to UniProt) encodes MNIIPEIEKRHSYRQYKDERVEEEKIDLIIKAGLLAPTGMNRQETIFVHLKDDEKRDEFVSLYSKVTGRNNPFYGAKDIIVVLVKKEGGCYVYDGSLAMGNMMLEATHLGVQSCWIHHAKEFFDSEEGKNLLKKWNIKEDNLEGIASLIVGYASADNTPHKIVEGRVYKI; translated from the coding sequence ATGAATATAATACCTGAAATTGAAAAGCGTCATTCTTATAGACAATATAAAGATGAACGTGTAGAAGAAGAAAAAATAGATTTGATAATCAAGGCGGGTTTATTAGCTCCAACAGGAATGAATCGCCAGGAAACAATTTTTGTCCATTTAAAAGATGATGAAAAAAGAGATGAATTTGTATCGCTATATTCTAAAGTCACTGGACGTAACAATCCATTTTATGGTGCAAAGGATATCATAGTAGTTCTCGTAAAAAAAGAAGGTGGATGCTATGTATATGATGGTTCTTTAGCTATGGGTAATATGATGCTTGAAGCTACTCATTTAGGAGTGCAAAGCTGTTGGATTCACCATGCTAAAGAGTTCTTCGATTCTGAAGAAGGAAAAAATCTTTTGAAAAAATGGAATATTAAAGAAGACAATCTTGAAGGTATTGCATCTTTAATAGTTGGTTATGCTAGCGCTGATAATACCCCACATAAAATTGTTGAGGGACGGGTCTATAAAATCTAG
- a CDS encoding putative uncharacterized protein (product inferred by homology to UniProt) — MARTSKKVEKVYQEANELYNGKNFKDGTALFQHVLNIFEFCRSENEKIVALLSEVFNYNLLSEKDFLYRYGNTVYSSVKVLTDLDDDTEASKLQRIKQNAIARAVQVAEYKYLMSIHKMDESEFQAKLSSII, encoded by the coding sequence ATGGCAAGAACTTCGAAAAAAGTAGAAAAAGTTTATCAAGAAGCTAATGAGCTTTATAATGGCAAAAATTTTAAAGATGGCACCGCACTTTTCCAGCATGTTCTTAATATCTTTGAATTTTGCCGGAGCGAAAACGAAAAAATTGTTGCTCTTTTATCTGAGGTATTCAACTATAACCTTCTTTCTGAAAAAGACTTCCTTTATCGCTATGGAAACACTGTCTATAGCTCAGTTAAAGTACTGACAGATTTAGATGATGATACTGAGGCATCAAAATTACAAAGAATCAAACAAAACGCAATTGCCCGCGCAGTTCAAGTTGCTGAATATAAATATTTAATGTCTATCCATAAAATGGACGAAAGCGAATTTCAGGCAAAATTAAGCAGCATAATCTAG
- a CDS encoding eDD domain protein DegV family (product inferred by homology to UniProt) translates to MSYTIITDSCADLNQNMVDELNIDVIPMSFELNGIQYKDYPDQHEMNIKDFYKAMRDKQVSKTAQVTIEEYLEHFKTAYQKTKDILVIVFSSALSGTYNSSLVARNIFLEDHSDANINILDSKCACGGQGLLVYLMAKNRNEKNMTIEENIKWFNDNYLHVCHHFTVEDLGALKRGGRLSATSAFLGTLVGIKPVLHVDNEGRLVPTDKVRGRKAALNKIAEYVHNKIIKPEENIIFINDGDDHSASSYIENKIRELVPSIKEIRHFDVGPVIGGHTGAGIIAVFFMGTER, encoded by the coding sequence ATGTCTTATACAATCATAACTGACTCTTGTGCTGATCTGAACCAAAACATGGTCGATGAGCTCAATATTGATGTTATTCCTATGTCATTTGAACTGAATGGAATTCAATACAAAGATTACCCTGATCAACATGAAATGAACATCAAAGATTTTTATAAAGCGATGAGGGATAAACAAGTTTCTAAAACAGCTCAAGTTACCATCGAAGAGTATCTAGAACATTTTAAAACTGCTTACCAAAAAACAAAAGATATTTTAGTTATAGTCTTCTCTTCTGCTTTATCGGGAACTTATAATTCTTCTTTAGTAGCTAGAAACATTTTTTTGGAGGATCATAGTGACGCCAATATTAACATACTGGATTCTAAATGTGCCTGCGGTGGACAAGGTTTATTAGTCTATTTAATGGCTAAAAATCGCAATGAAAAAAACATGACTATAGAAGAAAACATCAAGTGGTTCAATGATAATTATTTACATGTTTGCCATCATTTCACTGTTGAAGATCTTGGCGCATTAAAAAGAGGTGGAAGATTATCAGCAACTTCAGCATTCTTAGGAACATTAGTTGGAATAAAACCTGTTCTCCATGTTGATAATGAAGGAAGACTAGTTCCAACCGACAAAGTCCGCGGAAGAAAAGCAGCTTTAAATAAAATTGCTGAATATGTTCATAATAAAATAATAAAACCTGAAGAAAATATTATTTTCATCAATGATGGTGATGATCATAGTGCTTCATCTTATATAGAAAATAAAATTAGAGAATTAGTCCCATCAATTAAAGAAATACGCCATTTTGATGTTGGACCAGTTATCGGTGGTCACACCGGTGCTGGAATCATTGCCGTATTCTTTATGGGAACAGAAAGATAG
- a CDS encoding putative uncharacterized protein (product inferred by homology to UniProt), producing MEKNTNIPIKIGAIGGLDENGKNCFIIEVDNDIFVIEAGLKYPDKFTLGIDYIVPDFTYLKENAKRVKAVIVTHAHDDIYGSVPYLLNCLNIPCYLTSNTLTLMKADFESFCDFSKYDFRIVKPSDDITISGHLFHLFSTTHSAADSFGFALKTKLGYIVYTSDYITDYNGLKHYTFDFAKVSSIANERNTLMLLTDSSGADKPGICTPQHTLVPHIRTLLEDQKDRLFVALYTQNFYNIQELIDLVVLNNKKIVIVNDRLKDALPDINSTGNLLIPKSNYCEVDEMIRYAKKDIVILIAGSGEELFDIITEIANGTYIEPKVCLTNEDTLVLACPSVPGTETIATEALDACWQSGANVISLSRKEISSMHPHQEDLKMMIFLFRPKYYMPVKGEYRMLMANAKLALNTGLGYNYMNTFIFDNGMLLGIDENGKVITNLPKIPEGSMMVTGNTVGEIRTEVLDQRTRLADDGIIILSAAVSEKQQKIVSLPEMQMRGFIYIKDQTNIAYETNKIFTDSLHELMAKKMMSTEEAEKKVADKLTKFYRKNINKSPYINVKIINIDENK from the coding sequence ATGGAAAAAAATACAAATATACCTATTAAAATTGGCGCCATTGGCGGTTTAGACGAAAATGGTAAAAATTGTTTCATCATTGAAGTTGATAACGATATATTCGTTATTGAAGCAGGACTTAAGTATCCTGATAAATTTACATTAGGAATCGATTATATTGTACCTGATTTCACTTATCTTAAAGAAAATGCAAAAAGAGTTAAGGCGGTTATTGTTACTCATGCTCATGATGATATTTATGGATCAGTCCCATATTTATTAAATTGTTTGAATATTCCTTGCTATTTAACAAGCAATACTTTAACTTTAATGAAAGCTGATTTCGAATCATTTTGCGACTTTTCTAAATATGATTTTCGCATAGTGAAACCATCAGATGATATTACTATTTCTGGTCATTTGTTTCATTTATTCTCAACAACTCACTCAGCCGCAGATAGTTTCGGTTTCGCTTTAAAAACTAAACTCGGCTATATAGTTTATACATCCGATTACATAACAGATTATAATGGTTTGAAACATTATACATTTGATTTTGCTAAGGTTTCTTCAATTGCAAATGAAAGAAATACCCTTATGCTTTTAACTGATAGTTCTGGAGCAGATAAGCCAGGAATTTGCACTCCTCAACATACCTTAGTTCCACATATTCGAACACTTTTAGAAGATCAAAAAGATCGTCTTTTTGTCGCTTTATATACACAAAATTTTTATAACATCCAAGAACTCATCGATCTTGTTGTCTTGAACAATAAAAAGATAGTTATTGTAAACGATAGACTTAAAGATGCTTTGCCCGACATCAATTCAACGGGTAATTTGCTCATTCCAAAAAGCAATTATTGCGAAGTAGATGAAATGATCCGCTACGCTAAAAAAGATATCGTCATCTTAATCGCTGGAAGTGGAGAAGAACTGTTTGATATCATTACTGAAATTGCTAATGGCACTTATATAGAGCCAAAAGTTTGCTTAACAAACGAAGATACTTTAGTCCTTGCCTGCCCATCTGTTCCTGGAACTGAAACTATCGCTACTGAGGCTTTAGACGCTTGTTGGCAATCAGGAGCAAATGTAATTTCTCTATCCAGAAAAGAAATATCTTCAATGCATCCTCATCAAGAAGATTTAAAAATGATGATTTTCCTATTCAGACCTAAATATTATATGCCAGTTAAAGGTGAATATCGCATGCTTATGGCCAATGCAAAATTAGCTTTAAACACTGGTCTTGGATATAATTATATGAATACATTTATATTCGATAATGGTATGCTTTTAGGAATTGATGAAAATGGTAAAGTCATTACAAATCTTCCAAAGATTCCTGAAGGATCAATGATGGTTACCGGAAATACAGTTGGCGAAATAAGAACTGAAGTTCTCGATCAAAGAACTCGTTTAGCCGATGATGGAATCATCATTTTATCCGCTGCTGTTTCAGAAAAACAACAAAAAATTGTCAGCTTGCCAGAAATGCAAATGAGAGGTTTTATCTACATTAAAGATCAAACAAATATCGCTTATGAAACCAATAAAATATTCACCGATTCATTGCATGAACTCATGGCAAAGAAAATGATGTCTACTGAAGAAGCAGAAAAGAAAGTTGCTGACAAATTGACAAAGTTCTATCGAAAAAATATAAATAAGTCTCCATATATCAATGTAAAAATCATCAATATTGATGAAAATAAATAA
- a CDS encoding deoxyribose-phosphate aldolase (product inferred by homology to UniProt), translating to MGKYNKLIDHTLLKADATKEQITQLCKEAIENDFASVCVNPSFIPLCSDLLKGSSVKVCTVIGFPLGAMTTASKVFEAKNAVEVGADEVDMVINIGKLKDGEKDYVRNEITEIKKACGNHILKVIIETCLLTDEEKVLACQLAKDAGADFVKTSTGFSTHGATKEDVALMRKTVGKEMGVKAAGGVRNKQDLEDMVNAGATRIGTSRGVELVK from the coding sequence ATGGGAAAATATAATAAACTAATTGATCATACTTTATTGAAAGCTGATGCAACTAAGGAGCAAATAACTCAACTTTGCAAAGAAGCTATTGAAAACGATTTTGCTTCTGTTTGTGTCAATCCTTCTTTTATACCATTATGCTCTGACTTATTAAAAGGAAGTTCCGTTAAAGTTTGTACAGTAATTGGTTTTCCATTAGGTGCAATGACTACTGCTAGCAAAGTATTTGAAGCAAAAAATGCGGTTGAAGTTGGTGCTGATGAAGTAGATATGGTAATCAATATTGGAAAACTTAAAGATGGTGAGAAAGATTATGTTAGAAATGAAATTACTGAAATAAAAAAAGCTTGTGGCAATCACATTTTAAAGGTAATTATTGAAACTTGCTTATTAACTGATGAAGAAAAGGTCTTAGCATGTCAATTGGCTAAAGATGCAGGAGCGGATTTTGTTAAAACTTCAACAGGTTTTTCTACTCATGGTGCGACTAAAGAAGACGTTGCTTTAATGCGTAAAACTGTCGGTAAAGAAATGGGAGTAAAAGCTGCTGGTGGCGTAAGAAACAAGCAAGATCTTGAAGATATGGTTAATGCTGGTGCAACTCGCATTGGTACTTCCCGTGGTGTTGAATTAGTTAAATAA
- a CDS encoding metallo-beta-lactamase domain protein (product inferred by homology to UniProt) gives MTNDIKYIGVKDLDIDLFEGQFIVPEGMTYNSYVILDEKICVLDTVDKNFKDEWLNNLEKALDGKNPDYLVIHHMEPDHSANIKVFMDKYQECKIVSSIGAFNMMKNLFGTDFAERKIIVKDGDVLNLGKHSLSFITAPFVHWPEVIFSYDSKEKILFSADAFGKFGSRLDTEDWACEARRYYFGIVGKFGQNVANVFKKIADFDIQKIYPLHGPCLEKDISYYLNLYKIWSSYKPEKDGVTICYSSVYGNTKEAAAYLFNKLKEYNSECSLFDLARSDQAEALEDAFKYSKLVLATTTYNGDIFPCMKEFINHLIDHNYQNRTVALIENGLWAPLANKSMEAMLNNLKNITIIKKITIKGQVTNQIKSDLDELAKTFND, from the coding sequence ATGACAAATGATATTAAATATATTGGTGTTAAAGATTTAGATATAGATCTATTTGAAGGACAATTTATTGTTCCAGAAGGTATGACATATAATTCTTATGTAATACTCGATGAAAAAATATGTGTCTTAGATACTGTTGATAAGAATTTTAAAGATGAATGGTTAAATAATCTCGAAAAAGCTTTAGATGGAAAAAATCCAGATTACTTAGTTATTCATCACATGGAACCTGACCATTCAGCAAATATTAAAGTTTTCATGGACAAATATCAAGAATGTAAAATCGTATCCTCTATCGGTGCATTCAATATGATGAAAAACTTATTTGGAACAGATTTTGCCGAAAGAAAAATAATTGTAAAAGATGGAGATGTTTTAAATTTAGGAAAACATTCTTTATCATTTATAACAGCACCTTTTGTCCATTGGCCTGAAGTTATTTTTTCTTATGATTCTAAAGAAAAAATATTATTCTCTGCTGATGCATTTGGAAAATTCGGTTCCAGATTAGATACCGAGGATTGGGCTTGTGAAGCAAGAAGATACTATTTTGGAATTGTTGGAAAATTCGGTCAAAATGTTGCGAATGTATTTAAGAAAATTGCCGATTTTGATATACAAAAAATATATCCTCTTCATGGTCCATGCTTAGAAAAAGACATTTCATATTATCTTAATCTTTATAAAATTTGGAGCAGTTATAAACCCGAAAAAGATGGAGTTACAATTTGCTATAGCTCCGTTTATGGAAATACAAAAGAAGCTGCTGCTTATTTATTTAATAAGCTGAAAGAATATAATTCAGAATGCTCTTTATTTGATTTGGCTCGCTCTGATCAAGCTGAAGCTTTGGAAGATGCTTTTAAATATTCAAAATTAGTTTTAGCAACCACAACATATAACGGAGATATTTTTCCTTGTATGAAAGAATTTATCAATCATTTAATCGACCATAACTATCAAAATAGAACTGTAGCACTTATTGAAAATGGTTTGTGGGCACCACTAGCTAATAAATCAATGGAAGCAATGTTAAATAATTTGAAAAATATTACAATAATTAAAAAAATTACTATAAAAGGACAAGTAACAAATCAAATCAAATCTGATCTTGATGAACTCGCCAAAACATTTAATGATTAA
- a CDS encoding 30S ribosomal protein S20 (product inferred by homology to UniProt) has protein sequence MSQIKSQKKRNITNEKARQANASQKSTLRTACKKVAKAVEDKNLTEAKELLKAAVALIDHSVSTGLQHQNTANRQKAHLMKLVYSLEVSAKAAE, from the coding sequence ATGTCTCAGATTAAATCACAGAAGAAGAGAAACATCACCAACGAAAAAGCCAGACAAGCCAATGCTTCCCAGAAATCTACACTTCGTACTGCTTGCAAGAAAGTTGCAAAGGCTGTCGAAGATAAGAATCTGACTGAAGCCAAAGAGCTTTTGAAAGCTGCTGTTGCTCTTATTGATCATAGTGTCTCTACTGGACTTCAACATCAAAATACTGCTAACAGACAAAAAGCTCATTTGATGAAGTTAGTTTACAGCTTAGAAGTTAGTGCAAAAGCTGCTGAATAA
- a CDS encoding dNA polymerase III subunit delta (product inferred by homology to UniProt), whose protein sequence is MIYVYVGSDSAYLKLQIRRKYIQTKVALEDTEFLSFSGYEDLIQDVVEDVRSPSFTANKKIIVMDKCYFLSNIKERTPRGNEHSLPALKDYILDPDPVNDLYLLVIGSLAKNEVTDLLKKKAEVKTFPVPDDEELKRIAVDYFTIKQIKFEQNAIEELVKRVKGNYSQLMMELEKLENVEDKVGIQEVSALVYKPLEDNIFNLTTFMLQGQLSSALGLYHDLLMAGNDPYYLLAIMAGQIRFIAAVSFALSRYMSEQEIATELQAKPYRVTVTKRLINGRKPMYFYNILAGLFELDRNFKLYSENLSKSLELFIVNNTRK, encoded by the coding sequence ATGATATACGTTTATGTAGGAAGTGATTCGGCTTATTTGAAGCTACAGATCAGAAGAAAATATATTCAAACTAAAGTTGCTTTAGAAGATACGGAGTTTTTATCATTTTCGGGATATGAAGATCTTATTCAAGATGTTGTAGAAGATGTTCGTTCTCCTTCTTTCACTGCAAACAAAAAAATTATTGTTATGGATAAATGCTATTTTCTTTCGAATATAAAAGAACGTACTCCCAGAGGCAACGAACATTCATTGCCGGCTTTAAAGGATTATATTTTAGATCCAGATCCAGTCAATGACTTATATCTTCTTGTGATAGGTAGTTTAGCTAAAAATGAAGTTACAGATCTTTTAAAAAAGAAAGCTGAAGTAAAGACTTTTCCAGTTCCTGATGATGAAGAATTAAAAAGAATCGCAGTTGATTATTTTACGATTAAACAAATAAAATTTGAACAAAATGCAATTGAAGAACTTGTTAAAAGAGTAAAGGGAAATTATTCACAGTTGATGATGGAATTGGAAAAACTTGAAAATGTTGAAGATAAAGTTGGAATACAAGAAGTTTCAGCTTTAGTATATAAACCATTAGAAGATAATATATTTAATTTGACAACATTTATGCTACAAGGGCAATTATCGTCGGCGCTAGGCTTATATCATGATTTATTGATGGCTGGGAATGATCCATATTATCTTTTAGCAATTATGGCTGGACAAATTCGTTTTATTGCTGCGGTGAGTTTTGCTTTATCTAGATATATGTCAGAACAGGAAATTGCAACCGAACTTCAAGCTAAGCCATATAGAGTTACAGTGACAAAGAGATTGATAAATGGCAGAAAACCGATGTATTTTTATAATATTCTTGCAGGTTTATTTGAATTAGATCGAAATTTTAAATTATATTCTGAAAATTTATCTAAATCTTTAGAATTATTTATTGTTAATAATACTAGGAAGTAA